From the Cryptococcus neoformans var. neoformans JEC21 chromosome 6 sequence genome, the window TGGAGAGAGATCGAAAGGGGAAACGAATTGGAGTAACAAGCGAGCGAGGCAAAGAGCGGGTAAGTGTTCTATATGCCATTTTGAGATATCTCTTGTGCGGCTTCTAGGGGATCTGTCTAAGTTTAAATAGCTCTTTTTGCAGACGTTTCCAAATAGAGAAAATAGAGATTATGCGGAGTCGCGCTCGAAAGTATTCCGAGGACATCTTCAAGCATCTCGGAATTTTCTGATGACGCTGGAACATGACCGCATGAGTAGCCTTTGAATTACGTaaaaaggtggaggttaACTATCTGCTGTTTTGCATCCTGATTGAGTCAGGACGGAGCCAAAGTGAAAGATGGACAGCACAAATTCAGTACTGATTGATGCAGGAGTCAAATAGCTCTGGCAAAATGCCGGCAGTGGTATCCCTACTAGTCTGTACCATTTATTTGACGCGGCGGCTAAAGAGCAGGCTATAGTAACATGAAAGTCCATGCGAAATCGATAACATCGTCTAGACAATCTGTATGTACTTTTCGTCTGACTCTCAGTCCTTATGATCCATTCACCTCAACGGCACCCTCAACTGCCTCATCCACACCACCATCTGGAACCAATCCATCTGCCAGCATTCTCTCCAACTTCCTCACCTCGTCCGCCGTTTGCGCTCTAGTAAGCGCCTCCAcaactcttctcttctcatctgGTGTCATTAACCTTCCCTTTGCACCTGGTCCCTTTTGCACGCCATTTGAAGGGAGAGCCTTGATACTCAAAGTAGAGCCAGGAATGTTGGATGTCGTGGGGATTGAGAGCTGGTGGGCAAGGGAGTTGGGGAGGGAGGTGAGCGGGTCGGTGAGGAGTTTTCTGGCGGATTCACGGACTGAGTCTTTGATACGTTCGAAATCGAGAGTATGGAGGTTTCCCTTGGCCACCTGAAAACGAGTGGTCAATGCCCGGTCTAGCGGTTTGATAATACTGACAAACCTTCCAAACTACAAACTCCTTGTAGTGTTCTTGTTGAGTTACAGGGTTTCCTCTGAGGGAGAGATGCCGTAAGGATGTCAATGTTTCGAGAGGAATAAGGGAGGCGAGGGATGAGATAGCATTATCGGTAAGAACTAAACAACAAAGTCAGATACTGTCGCTTCAAATAAAGACTGATAGTTGCACGAACCGAGAGTCACAAGATTAGGGATCTGCAAGCACGACGTCAACTAAAGGATTGCATGAAATCCAACACACTCACATTAGGAGGTAATGAGGGGCTGATTGACGATATTTGGTTGTTGGCAGCATGTATAGCTTGCAATCGTGGTGCTACACCAATCCATGAGCTCCCGTCCTCAAGGTTCTACTCACATCAACACCTCAAAGCTCTTGACATACAATTGGGAATGTTACCGAGAACAGTAATGGAGTTGTCGTTAAGGTTGAGAGTGTCGTATGTCCCTTGGTGAGATGCCAAATTCTCAATAACGGGTATTTGAAGTCCTACAACATCCTGTCAACGATCCGATCTTGCAACTGTCAAGCTGTGCTCGCCTACCCCTAAGCTCCAattctctctccttcaacgGGTTCAAATGCTGCGGTGCGTTCAGTAACTCGTTCAAAAGGTGTGCCGGGTCCAGATGTGACTAACAGATGGCGCATTCGAAACAAACTATAGAAATGTCATGTTAGCGTATGCTCCATTTCATTGTCGAACCAACTTACATCGTGAGTGAGCCTCATTTTGGGGTATTACACTTTCTGCTTCTCTGTTTTTGTATCTCTGTCCGGTACTGTATGGTGTCCGAACCCGTCTGTTTAAGCGGATGGGTTATATCGATAGTAGTGTATGCTGTATATGCATCCGCCAAAAGGCTCTATGTAAACCATTCATGCAACAGCAGCGAGTAACCAGACTCCACGCGTATGCCCGAAACACCGACATGTGGCACTTGTTTGTGCCTGGTGGTCCAAGCGTGTCGTGTCTCAGCGTCGCGTCCGactctgctgctggttgCTTGTGCCAAAGAAACAACATCACACCTACAGTCCAGTcatccgccttcttccttcctaccCCACCGTGGTCTCTTTATTTTCCTGCCCACACTCATTTGCCACCCCCAACAATGGCCGATTCGTACTATGAAAACCAAAGCCACTCACCATCTCCCCAAGGAGAACAATACTCGAACGACAAGATTCACCACTCAGAGAGGATAGCTTCTCCCAATGGAGGCGGTGTTTCTACCGAAGGATACCTTGCGAATAAAAACACAGAGCCTACTCCAgtggctgctgctcctGCGAGGAAGAAACTTTCTAGCTGGGTTGGATTTAGCAACTTGCCGAACCAAGTGCACAGACGGAGTGTGAGGTGAGTGTGCAGTGACGAATTGAGAGAAAGCTGTGTCTGTCTTGCTACCTCTGGATGGACATCATATGGCGGTATTTTAACGGCTTATAAACTGATGCGGTTCGTAGGCGAGGTTTCCAGTTCGTGACCATGGTTGTCGGTAAGTTGTGCACAGACCTCCATACGGAGAGACGGGCTGACCGCATTATAGGCGAATCTGGTCTCGGTAAATCTACACTCATTAATACCCTCTTCGAGACAAAACTTTATCAACCCAAACAGATCCCTACACCAGGTGCGGACAGGGGAAAGACCGTTCAGATTGAAAGCATCTCTGCTGGTGAGTCGCTTGAAGCGCAGCCGGATGGAGCACAGGCTAAGGCGATAGTGCAGATATCGAAGAAAATGGTGTGAGACTCAAGTTGACTGTGGTGGATACTCCTGGTTTCGGTGACTTTGTGAACAACGAAGAAAGGTCTGTCAATCTTGGTCGTACAGCAGACAATAACTCACCATGATCTGTGTAGCTGGAAGCCCATCGTCGACAATATTGAAGCCCGTTTCGATGCTTTCCTCGAGCAAGAGAACCGGGTTAACCGTTCTAAGCTTCTTGATAACCGCGTTCATGCTTGCCTCTATTTCATCCAGCCTACCGGCCACTCGTAAGTCATCATAAATCATGGCTTGGACCTCTGCTGATTGCGTTACAGTCTCAAAGCCATCGACATCGAGTTTATGAGGCGACTGCATAACAAGGTTAACCTTATTCCCATCATTGCTAAGGCCGACACTATGACCGATGATGAGATTATCGCTTTCAAACAAAGAGTATGTTGTGGTTCACGTCGGTATTGTTAATATTCACTGACTTATGGTCGTAGATTCTCGCCGACATTGCTCACTACGGCATCCAAATCTTCCAGCCTTTCCAGTACGAaaacgaggatgaggagacCATTCAGGAGAACGAAGAAATCATTGTATGTCCTTTATTTACTGCCATGGCGACCCGGTTAACATAGGTTGCAGAGCAAAGTGCCTTTTGCCGTTGTTGGCTCCGACTCTCTTGTTCAGTCTCCCGATGGTCGACAAGTCCGAGGCCGATCATACCCCTGGGGTGTCATCGAAGTTGACAACGAGGACCATTGCGACTTTGTCAAGCTTCGTCAAATGCTTGTCAGGACCCACATGGAAGAACTGCGAGAACACACCAATGATGTGCTGTACGAGAATTACCGAACTGAAAAGCTTAGGGCGATGGGTGTTCAGCAGGATGAGAGCGTGTTCAGGGAGACTAAGTAAGTGCACCACgcatcatctttctctAATTGCTGACTATTTCCTGCAGCCCCGCTGCCAAGCAAGCCGAAGAACGCGCCCTTCACGAGGCTAAGCTCGCTAAAATGGAAGCTGAAATGAAGATTGTCTTCCAGCAAAAAGTCCAAGAAAAGGAACAAAAG encodes:
- a CDS encoding septin ring protein, putative, whose protein sequence is MADSYYENQSHSPSPQGEQYSNDKIHHSERIASPNGGGVSTEGYLANKNTEPTPVAAAPARKKLSSWVGFSNLPNQVHRRSVRRGFQFVTMVVGESGLGKSTLINTLFETKLYQPKQIPTPGADRGKTVQIESISADIEENGVRLKLTVVDTPGFGDFVNNEESWKPIVDNIEARFDAFLEQENRVNRSKLLDNRVHACLYFIQPTGHSLKAIDIEFMRRLHNKVNLIPIIAKADTMTDDEIIAFKQRILADIAHYGIQIFQPFQYENEDEETIQENEEIISKVPFAVVGSDSLVQSPDGRQVRGRSYPWGVIEVDNEDHCDFVKLRQMLVRTHMEELREHTNDVLYENYRTEKLRAMGVQQDESVFRETNPAAKQAEERALHEAKLAKMEAEMKIVFQQKVQEKEQKLKQSEEELYARHREMKDALEKQKQELEDKRRKIESGRPLTPEKGSIQQKKRFGLGK